From Dehalococcoidales bacterium, a single genomic window includes:
- a CDS encoding [Fe-Fe] hydrogenase large subunit C-terminal domain-containing protein, which yields MSIVHTDRAKCQGCYVCVRNCPAKAIKIRDGLAEVVRERCIDCGLCIRVCVTNAKQAKSDVEEVRQLLAHHPDVIAVVSSSFPAAILDCTPGQLVTSLKKLGFTDVMEAAFGAELISREYIRIINESEGKPVISSNCPAVVSYIEKYYPSILGNLAPIVSPTIAMGRIIKQRYNAQAKVVYIGACIAKKTETTDDNIDGVVDAVLTFMELERMFADGGINPGGEEEQEFSGPKSNLGRLFAISGGLLKVMGLNDDILKNDVISVHGREYVLKILGEIARGDITARFANLYFCHGCIDGPFINNELSGFSRKGLIARYTRNNADPIQTEKDIEQYADIDLSRKFSGQNIYLPTPSEEEVQNVLEVMDRADPSVQMDCGSCGYASCRELAVAVCQGLAEVTMCWPYLLQQLEGTQEDLIQAEKLTSLGQMAASIAHEVNNPLAGVLIYTKLLAKNISAENIGKEKSLDYLNKMDTELTRSSKLIRNLLDFARQSAPTLRLVDINQIIEQTFSVAGHQADLQNIKVIRELSPDIPEVMADFDQLQQVFTNLIMNAIQAMPEGGELTIRTSIGNSGQLKMEVEDTGSGISQENMRKLYTPFFTTKEKGKGVGLGLAVAHGIIQRHHGRIEVQSKQGKGTTFTVYMEANHAGKG from the coding sequence ATGAGTATAGTTCATACCGACCGGGCAAAGTGCCAGGGTTGCTATGTATGTGTACGCAACTGTCCGGCCAAGGCAATCAAGATAAGAGACGGTCTGGCTGAGGTAGTAAGGGAACGTTGTATTGACTGCGGTCTCTGTATACGTGTCTGTGTCACGAATGCAAAGCAGGCGAAGAGCGACGTGGAAGAGGTCCGGCAATTATTAGCCCATCATCCTGATGTGATAGCTGTGGTTTCATCCTCCTTCCCTGCTGCAATACTCGATTGTACACCCGGACAGCTTGTAACCTCTCTTAAAAAATTGGGATTTACTGATGTGATGGAGGCAGCCTTCGGCGCTGAGCTCATTAGCAGGGAATACATCCGCATCATTAATGAAAGTGAAGGTAAACCTGTCATCTCGTCTAACTGCCCGGCGGTGGTATCCTACATCGAGAAGTACTACCCCTCAATACTCGGTAATTTAGCACCCATTGTTTCGCCCACTATTGCCATGGGTAGAATAATCAAACAACGCTATAATGCGCAGGCTAAAGTGGTCTACATTGGTGCTTGTATCGCCAAAAAAACGGAAACCACAGATGATAATATTGACGGTGTGGTAGATGCCGTACTGACCTTTATGGAATTAGAGCGTATGTTTGCTGACGGGGGAATTAACCCGGGCGGTGAGGAGGAACAGGAATTCTCCGGTCCCAAATCTAACCTTGGCCGGCTGTTCGCCATATCAGGGGGTCTGCTTAAGGTGATGGGGCTTAATGATGACATATTGAAAAATGATGTTATCAGTGTTCATGGCAGGGAGTATGTCCTCAAGATTCTTGGGGAGATTGCTCGAGGTGACATCACTGCCAGATTTGCCAACCTGTATTTTTGCCATGGGTGTATTGATGGACCATTTATTAATAATGAGCTCAGCGGTTTCAGCCGGAAGGGACTCATTGCCAGATATACCAGAAATAACGCAGACCCGATTCAAACCGAGAAAGATATCGAACAATATGCCGATATCGACCTCAGCCGTAAATTTAGCGGGCAAAATATCTATCTACCTACTCCCAGCGAGGAGGAAGTTCAGAATGTCCTGGAGGTGATGGATAGGGCAGACCCCAGTGTCCAGATGGATTGCGGCTCTTGTGGTTACGCCTCCTGTCGGGAGTTGGCTGTCGCCGTTTGCCAGGGTCTGGCAGAGGTTACTATGTGCTGGCCTTATCTGCTGCAACAATTGGAGGGGACTCAGGAAGACCTTATCCAGGCGGAGAAGCTTACCTCTCTGGGTCAGATGGCAGCTTCTATTGCTCACGAGGTCAATAATCCTCTCGCTGGTGTCCTTATCTATACCAAGTTGCTGGCTAAGAATATATCCGCTGAGAATATCGGTAAGGAAAAATCGCTGGACTACCTGAATAAAATGGATACGGAACTCACGCGCAGTTCCAAGCTAATCCGTAATCTCCTGGATTTTGCGCGCCAGTCGGCGCCGACCCTCAGGCTGGTAGATATTAACCAGATTATCGAGCAGACCTTTAGCGTCGCTGGTCACCAGGCTGATTTGCAGAATATTAAGGTGATAAGAGAACTGAGCCCTGACATACCTGAGGTTATGGCTGATTTCGACCAGCTTCAGCAGGTTTTCACTAACCTTATCATGAACGCTATCCAGGCAATGCCAGAGGGAGGGGAATTAACCATTCGCACCTCGATAGGTAATAGCGGCCAGCTCAAGATGGAAGTTGAAGATACGGGTAGTGGTATTTCTCAGGAGAACATGCGTAAGCTCTATACCCCCTTCTTCACGACCAAAGAGAAAGGGAAAGGCGTAGGTCTGGGACTGGCTGTGGCCCATGGAATCATCCAGCGACATCACGGAAGGATTGAGGTACAAAGTAAGCAGGGAAAGGGAACCACCTTTACTGTTTACATGGAGGCTAACCATGCAGGAAAAGGCTAA
- a CDS encoding sigma-54 dependent transcriptional regulator has product MQEKAKILVVDDETIVRESLSDWLNDIDYRVFAAESGSQALEILEKERMSIIIADLMMPGMDGIELMKRAKEIVPTVEVIIITAFGSIPTAINAMREGAYDYVEKPFCPERVSLLVEKLVEHQGLIEENISLNKKLEQRYEFENITAKSPKMQQVIELIKVVAQSNATVLITGESGTGKELVARSIHSQSYRRKKPFIAVNCAALPESLLESELFGHEKGSFTGAYAQKKGKFEVANRGTLFLDEVGDMSTNIQVHLLRVLEEKEFTRVGGNELVKTDVRVVTATNRDIKKAVTSGAFREDLYYRLNVVTIELPPLRERKEDIPLLAQHFLEQFTVENQKKTIGFSPEATDFLLKYEWPGNVRELENAVERAVILTKNSYIEVGDLAQDNPMLVHSALSGKSLNEVEKNHILDVLTRTNGNNSEAARILGITRMTLYNKIKTFGLTVKKLDNG; this is encoded by the coding sequence ATGCAGGAAAAGGCTAAAATCCTCGTTGTTGATGATGAGACTATTGTCCGCGAATCACTTAGTGACTGGCTAAACGATATCGATTATCGGGTATTCGCTGCAGAGAGTGGTTCTCAGGCCCTGGAAATCCTGGAAAAGGAAAGAATGAGCATTATCATTGCTGATTTAATGATGCCGGGGATGGACGGGATAGAGCTCATGAAGAGAGCCAAGGAAATCGTCCCTACTGTAGAGGTAATCATTATTACCGCTTTCGGGAGTATCCCCACTGCCATCAATGCTATGAGGGAAGGTGCCTATGACTATGTCGAGAAGCCCTTCTGCCCGGAGAGGGTATCGCTGCTGGTTGAGAAACTGGTGGAGCATCAAGGGCTAATCGAGGAGAATATTTCCCTGAACAAGAAGCTGGAGCAGCGCTACGAGTTTGAGAATATCACTGCTAAAAGCCCCAAGATGCAACAGGTGATAGAGCTAATAAAAGTTGTAGCCCAGAGTAATGCCACTGTATTGATTACGGGTGAAAGCGGTACCGGCAAGGAGCTGGTGGCCCGTTCCATTCACTCTCAGAGCTATCGTCGGAAAAAGCCCTTTATCGCTGTCAATTGTGCCGCTTTACCTGAGAGTTTGCTGGAGAGTGAGCTGTTTGGGCATGAGAAGGGTTCCTTTACCGGGGCTTATGCTCAGAAGAAGGGGAAATTTGAGGTGGCTAATAGAGGGACCCTTTTTCTGGATGAGGTTGGCGATATGAGTACCAACATTCAGGTCCACCTGCTCAGGGTACTGGAGGAGAAGGAGTTCACAAGGGTTGGTGGTAATGAGCTGGTCAAGACCGATGTCAGGGTTGTTACAGCAACCAATAGGGATATTAAGAAGGCGGTGACCAGTGGGGCATTCCGTGAAGACCTCTATTATCGATTAAACGTAGTCACTATTGAATTACCTCCATTAAGGGAAAGAAAAGAGGACATACCTCTCCTGGCCCAGCATTTTCTGGAGCAGTTTACCGTGGAGAACCAGAAGAAAACTATCGGGTTTTCCCCTGAGGCTACCGATTTTCTTTTGAAATACGAGTGGCCTGGCAATGTTCGGGAACTGGAGAATGCTGTTGAGAGGGCAGTCATACTAACAAAGAATTCCTATATCGAAGTGGGAGACCTGGCTCAGGACAATCCGATGTTAGTTCATTCCGCGCTGTCAGGAAAAAGCCTGAACGAGGTTGAGAAGAACCATATTCTGGATGTACTTACTAGAACTAACGGGAATAATAGCGAAGCTGCCAGAATCCTGGGGATTACCAGGATGACTCTGTATAATAAAATCAAGACATTTGGGCTGACTGTAAAGAAATTAGACAACGGCTGA
- a CDS encoding EthD domain-containing protein: MIRLTYLLRRKPEMSLAEFQKYWRENHGPLVASHAQRLNMLRYVQVHTLEDDEASATQRWGPRGKMEEPYDGVAELWWNRREEMVAANESPRGQAAGKELLEDEAKFIDLPKSPLWFAYEYPQVNPSPENLVATEMSSLVKLYYPLRHLANLSLEEAQLYWRTSHGPLIRRTAAAGHIKRYIQVHRYEDELEDTLREARGTVVEPYTGHAELWLDRVGTSVPTPERIRSGQLAAEDESKFIDFARSTTFLAKERVFVDYR, encoded by the coding sequence ATGATTCGTCTTACCTATCTTCTACGGCGCAAGCCGGAGATGTCACTGGCCGAGTTCCAGAAGTACTGGCGGGAGAACCACGGACCGCTGGTGGCCAGCCACGCCCAACGCCTCAACATGCTCCGCTACGTCCAGGTCCATACCCTGGAAGATGACGAAGCGAGCGCAACGCAACGCTGGGGGCCACGCGGTAAGATGGAGGAGCCGTACGACGGCGTGGCCGAGCTGTGGTGGAACCGCCGCGAGGAAATGGTTGCCGCCAACGAATCCCCACGGGGTCAGGCGGCTGGCAAGGAACTACTCGAGGACGAAGCAAAGTTCATCGACCTCCCCAAGTCGCCGTTGTGGTTCGCTTACGAGTACCCTCAGGTAAACCCTTCACCGGAGAATCTGGTCGCCACAGAAATGAGCTCCCTGGTGAAGCTATACTATCCTCTTCGACACCTGGCGAACCTGTCCCTGGAGGAAGCCCAGCTCTACTGGCGTACTTCCCACGGACCCCTCATCCGCCGGACTGCCGCGGCGGGTCACATCAAGCGCTACATCCAGGTGCACCGCTATGAGGACGAGCTCGAAGACACACTGCGCGAGGCCCGGGGCACCGTTGTCGAGCCCTACACCGGCCACGCCGAGCTCTGGCTCGATCGGGTCGGTACCTCGGTACCTACTCCGGAGAGAATCCGAAGTGGACAGCTTGCGGCGGAGGATGAAAGCAAGTTTATCGACTTCGCCCGGTCTACCACGTTTCTGGCGAAAGAGCGCGTATTCGTCGATTACCGTTGA
- a CDS encoding CoA transferase: protein MAAVLEGIKVIDLSQVAAVPLCARHLADFGADVLHIENPVTGDSFRGYQLSQEELRAAAPSEFGYNWENYNRNKRSVTVDVAQETGRDIIYRFVEQADVLVTNFRPSELERYRMDYKTLSMQNPRLVWGCVTGYGREGPEKDAPAYDATALWYRSGIAHMLTMPGSVGAAMRPAFGDNIAALVLAYGVMLALFQRERTGVGQEVDVSLLHTGLYQLGFDIAGALVTGLDYADWRAEPPAELVEQARAAMVPIAAFHRSRSNNPLVGAYITSDARVIVIVALQPDRYWGRVCRAIGREDMVDDSRYSTFEGRAEHCSELQQLLADAFINKTLEEWKVLLAGVPFAAYQSLREAVNDPQARANGFFIPCEHPTQGSIDVIASPVKLGKSPATYRMPAPEFGQHTEEVLLEYGYDWDDIIRFKEQGIIA, encoded by the coding sequence ATGGCTGCCGTTCTTGAGGGTATAAAAGTGATTGACCTTTCTCAGGTGGCCGCCGTGCCGCTGTGTGCCCGGCACCTGGCTGACTTCGGAGCGGACGTGCTCCACATCGAAAACCCCGTGACAGGGGACTCCTTCCGTGGCTACCAACTCTCCCAGGAGGAACTACGTGCTGCTGCGCCATCGGAGTTTGGCTACAACTGGGAGAACTACAACCGTAACAAACGCAGCGTTACCGTCGATGTGGCACAGGAGACCGGCCGGGATATTATTTATCGGTTCGTAGAGCAGGCAGATGTACTCGTCACGAATTTCAGACCGTCCGAACTGGAGCGCTACCGGATGGACTACAAGACGCTAAGCATGCAAAACCCCCGGCTCGTCTGGGGTTGCGTAACCGGTTACGGAAGAGAAGGGCCGGAGAAGGATGCACCGGCCTATGACGCCACTGCTCTCTGGTACCGTTCGGGTATAGCCCACATGCTGACGATGCCGGGTTCTGTCGGGGCTGCGATGCGCCCGGCCTTCGGGGACAACATTGCCGCGCTGGTCCTGGCTTATGGCGTTATGCTTGCCCTTTTCCAGCGTGAGAGAACCGGCGTCGGGCAGGAGGTGGATGTTTCCCTGCTGCATACCGGGTTATACCAGCTTGGTTTCGACATTGCCGGGGCCCTGGTCACAGGGCTGGACTACGCTGACTGGCGGGCCGAGCCTCCGGCGGAGCTGGTTGAACAGGCCCGGGCAGCCATGGTGCCAATAGCTGCCTTCCACCGCAGCAGGTCGAATAATCCGCTCGTTGGCGCCTATATAACCAGCGATGCGCGGGTGATTGTTATCGTCGCTTTACAGCCGGACCGCTACTGGGGGCGTGTCTGCCGTGCCATCGGCCGCGAGGATATGGTCGATGATTCACGATATAGCACCTTCGAAGGACGTGCCGAACACTGCAGCGAGCTACAGCAGCTACTTGCCGATGCCTTCATAAACAAGACGCTCGAAGAGTGGAAGGTGCTTCTGGCAGGAGTGCCTTTCGCTGCTTACCAGAGCCTCAGGGAGGCGGTAAACGACCCTCAGGCTCGTGCCAATGGATTCTTCATTCCCTGCGAGCATCCCACCCAGGGGTCTATCGACGTTATCGCCAGTCCAGTCAAGCTTGGTAAGTCTCCGGCAACCTACAGGATGCCGGCGCCCGAGTTTGGCCAGCATACTGAGGAAGTCCTCCTTGAGTACGGTTATGACTGGGATGACATCATCCGTTTCAAGGAGCAAGGCATTATCGCCTAG
- a CDS encoding Glu/Leu/Phe/Val dehydrogenase: MDEINPFEITKRQMDKCAEIMNLPPDVTAMLKTPMRELHVALPVRMDDGSIRVFQGFRVHYNDALGVTKGGIRFHPDETIDTVRALAAWMTWKCSLLGLPLGGAKGGIICNPKEMSPGELERLSRAYARSMFNFIGPEKDVPAPDVYTTPQIMAWMMDEYSAIAGKPQFGVITGKPLSIGGSPGRGDATARGGMFTIREAASTLGIDLSKATVAVHGYGNAGYHAARLCNELFGSRIIAVCDSKGGVCCKVEEDGIDPEAAYSIKTTTSTVCNLPNMESISAEELLELDVDILIPAAIENVITEKNAPNIKARIVAELANGPTTPEADEILFRNGIHVIPDFLCNAGGVTVSYFEMVQNFSMYSWEESEVRERLDKRMTAAYHSVLNTSREYKINMRQAAYVRAVERVVEAMKLRGWV; the protein is encoded by the coding sequence GTGGACGAAATAAATCCGTTTGAAATCACAAAGCGACAGATGGACAAGTGCGCCGAGATTATGAATCTACCCCCGGATGTAACCGCAATGCTCAAAACCCCTATGCGGGAACTCCACGTAGCGCTACCGGTCCGCATGGACGACGGTTCCATCAGAGTATTCCAGGGATTCAGGGTCCACTATAATGACGCCCTGGGCGTTACAAAGGGAGGTATTAGATTTCACCCTGACGAGACAATCGACACTGTTCGAGCACTGGCTGCCTGGATGACATGGAAGTGTTCTTTACTTGGTCTACCGCTTGGAGGAGCAAAAGGCGGCATCATCTGTAACCCCAAGGAAATGTCCCCGGGCGAACTGGAACGTTTGAGCAGGGCCTACGCACGGAGCATGTTTAATTTTATTGGCCCCGAAAAAGATGTACCTGCCCCTGACGTCTATACCACCCCGCAAATCATGGCCTGGATGATGGATGAATACTCTGCAATTGCAGGGAAACCGCAATTCGGCGTTATTACAGGAAAACCCCTGTCAATTGGTGGTTCTCCCGGACGGGGTGACGCTACAGCTCGTGGTGGGATGTTTACTATCCGCGAAGCTGCCAGCACACTTGGTATTGACCTGAGCAAGGCTACAGTCGCAGTGCATGGCTACGGTAATGCCGGATATCATGCTGCCAGGCTATGCAATGAGCTCTTCGGGTCCAGGATAATCGCTGTATGTGACAGCAAAGGCGGCGTATGCTGCAAGGTTGAAGAAGATGGTATTGACCCTGAAGCCGCTTATTCAATTAAGACCACAACCAGCACAGTTTGTAACCTGCCGAATATGGAATCGATTTCCGCTGAAGAACTCCTGGAACTTGACGTGGATATTCTTATTCCAGCCGCAATAGAAAACGTCATAACCGAAAAGAACGCTCCAAATATCAAGGCCAGGATTGTTGCTGAGCTGGCCAACGGCCCAACTACACCGGAGGCGGATGAGATTCTATTCCGTAATGGCATTCATGTCATACCTGATTTCCTGTGCAACGCCGGTGGTGTGACAGTTTCGTATTTCGAGATGGTCCAGAACTTCTCCATGTACTCCTGGGAGGAATCTGAAGTCCGCGAACGACTTGATAAGAGAATGACCGCGGCGTATCACTCTGTGCTGAATACCAGCCGTGAATACAAGATAAATATGCGACAAGCAGCATACGTGCGGGCTGTGGAACGCGTGGTAGAAGCAATGAAGCTCCGCGGCTGGGTCTAG
- the hisF gene encoding imidazole glycerol phosphate synthase subunit HisF translates to MNEVKIIPCLDVKEGRVVKGVRFVNLQDARDPVEAAEAYCREGADELVFLDIFATVESRKTRLEWVKRVCDVVTIPFAVGGGIASMEDMKALFDMGVDKVSINTAAVMNPELIERTAREFGKERLVVAIDGRKNSPDSGLHRLEVVVKSGNEGTGIDIVEWAKRVEGLGAGEILLTSKDADGTREGYDLEMTKAVAEAVSIPVTASGGAGKLEHLYDAVAIGKASAVLAASIFHFGEISIPEARKYLKEKGIEMKS, encoded by the coding sequence ATGAACGAGGTCAAAATCATTCCCTGTCTGGACGTGAAAGAGGGGCGGGTGGTCAAGGGAGTCAGGTTTGTCAACCTGCAGGATGCCCGAGACCCGGTGGAAGCGGCAGAGGCCTACTGCAGGGAAGGGGCTGATGAGCTTGTTTTCCTCGACATCTTTGCTACCGTCGAGAGCAGGAAGACAAGACTCGAGTGGGTGAAGAGAGTCTGCGACGTGGTGACTATACCCTTCGCCGTGGGCGGTGGTATAGCCAGTATGGAGGACATGAAAGCCCTGTTTGATATGGGGGTTGATAAAGTATCCATAAACACGGCCGCAGTCATGAACCCGGAGCTTATTGAGAGGACAGCCAGGGAGTTCGGTAAAGAAAGGCTGGTTGTTGCCATTGACGGCAGGAAGAACTCGCCTGACAGCGGACTCCACCGTCTGGAGGTGGTCGTCAAGAGCGGCAATGAGGGTACCGGTATCGACATCGTCGAATGGGCGAAGCGGGTGGAAGGGCTGGGTGCCGGTGAGATTCTGCTCACCAGCAAGGATGCCGACGGGACCAGGGAAGGATACGACCTGGAGATGACTAAGGCTGTGGCCGAAGCCGTCAGTATTCCGGTTACTGCCTCCGGTGGTGCCGGCAAGCTGGAGCACCTTTATGATGCTGTGGCAATCGGCAAAGCATCCGCGGTGCTGGCAGCATCCATCTTCCATTTCGGGGAGATATCCATACCTGAAGCGAGGAAATACCTGAAAGAGAAAGGAATAGAGATGAAAAGCTAG
- a CDS encoding NrpR regulatory domain-containing protein — translation MGFETQNVERKMLAILKVLSDSQESVGARVISRRLKDYGVELGERAVRYHLKLMDERGLTRLLGRRDGRVLTEQGIEEVRTALVKDKVGYAISRIELLAFRTDFNPQNRTGSVPVNISLFPKGQFQKALQAMRPAFAREICVSDLVAIAQEGERLGDLVVPNGKVGLATVCSIVFNGTSLKAGVPMASGFSGILQVRNNKPIRFVELIQYAGCSLDPSEVFIRARMTSVTQVIRTGEGKILATYREIPALCRPIVEDVVAKMREAGLGGVLVMGNASETVCEVPVELNRIGLILVNGLNPVAAAMEAGLDVENQGMSTVMDYQQLIKFQEL, via the coding sequence ATGGGCTTTGAAACGCAGAATGTCGAGCGAAAGATGCTTGCCATATTGAAGGTCTTGAGTGACTCTCAGGAATCGGTTGGAGCCAGAGTCATTTCTCGCCGCTTGAAAGACTACGGGGTTGAACTCGGAGAAAGAGCTGTCAGATACCACCTCAAGCTAATGGACGAGCGCGGGTTGACCAGGCTTTTGGGGCGTCGGGATGGTCGGGTGCTCACTGAACAGGGAATTGAAGAGGTAAGGACCGCTCTGGTCAAGGACAAGGTAGGCTACGCCATCTCCAGAATTGAGCTACTTGCCTTCCGCACTGATTTCAATCCACAGAATCGCACCGGTTCTGTCCCGGTCAATATCTCACTCTTTCCGAAGGGACAGTTCCAAAAGGCACTCCAGGCAATGAGACCTGCTTTCGCCAGAGAGATTTGCGTTAGCGACCTGGTAGCGATAGCTCAAGAGGGTGAGAGACTTGGTGATTTAGTAGTTCCCAATGGCAAGGTAGGACTGGCTACGGTTTGCAGCATTGTGTTCAATGGCACCTCACTCAAGGCTGGTGTCCCTATGGCCTCCGGATTCTCCGGCATCCTTCAGGTTCGAAATAATAAGCCTATCCGTTTCGTGGAGCTCATTCAGTATGCCGGTTGTTCCCTTGACCCTTCCGAGGTGTTCATCAGGGCCAGGATGACCTCGGTAACACAGGTAATAAGAACGGGGGAAGGTAAAATACTGGCCACCTACCGTGAGATACCAGCGCTCTGCCGACCGATAGTGGAAGATGTGGTGGCCAAAATGAGGGAAGCCGGATTAGGTGGTGTATTGGTGATGGGGAATGCCAGCGAGACGGTATGTGAAGTCCCGGTGGAACTTAATCGAATTGGCTTAATCCTGGTTAATGGTCTGAATCCGGTGGCCGCTGCTATGGAAGCTGGTCTGGATGTCGAGAACCAGGGCATGAGCACTGTCATGGACTACCAACAGCTAATTAAATTCCAGGAGTTGTAG